A window of Cellulomonas sp. SLBN-39 genomic DNA:
TGTCCGCCCACGACGCCGAGACCGACTGGGAGACCCTCGCCCGCCTGCGCGGCACGCTCGTGCTGCTCATGGGCGTCGCCCGCCTCGGCGAGCACATGGCCCGCCTCGCCGGTCACGGCCTCGACCCCGCCACGCCCGTCGCCGTCGTCGAGGACGGCACCCTGCCCACCCAGCGGACCACCCTGGGCACCGTCGCCGACATCGCCGCCCGCGCCCACGAGGTCGGCGTCCGCAACCCCGCGGTCGTCGTCGTCGGCCACGTCGCCGCCCTCGCCCCCGTCCTCGGCGACACCGCCACCCGTCCGCCGGGGCCCGCGGTCACGACCTGACGGCACCGACGAGCATGATCGCCGCAGCCGCGACGAGCACGACCATCCAGGCGTAGAAGAGCCCCCGGGCGGCGGGCCAGCGCTTGAGGGCGGGGTCCAGCGCGGCCAGCGCGGCGGCGAGGACCACGTACTTCGCGAGGAACCAGAACCCGCCGAGGCGGTCCAGCGCGAAGGCGACGGGCAGCGCCGCCACGGCGAGGACCAGACCGGTCCCGGCGAGCACACCGGACCGGGCGCTCGCACGCTCCCGCGACGCCGTCGCGCTCTCGTCCACCTGGACCTGCTCCATCGGGTGCCCTCCCGGCCGCTCGTCAGAGACGTCGAGGCCGTACGGCGCCCCTGCGGCTGCGCGAGGTGGCGGGTCGGCCGTCGACGGGGGAGCAACCTACCGAAGCCCTGATCGTGACGGCCGCCGTTGACAGGTGCCCCCGCAGGCGCTCCGACGGGCGTGAGGTCCCGGTCGAAGTTCGGGAGCCCGGATCCGTGGAGCAGGGGCGTCCAGCCGGGCACGTTGCGGGCCCGGTGCGGAGTGGATTCGTCCCACGACGTCCGCAGGTCGCATCTGGTCGCACCCACCAGGGCGTTCGTACGGTCGACGGGCGGCACCGGGACCAGCCCGGCCGCGACGACGCTCGGAGGCCACGGCGTGACCCTGCTCGACCTGCTCGCGATCGCTCTCGGCGTCTCGATGGACGCGGTCGCCGTGGCGCTCGCCCAGGGCATGCGCATGCGACGGCCCCGGGTGCGCGACGCCCTGCTGGTCGCCGGGCTCTTCGGGACCTTCCAGGGGCTCATGCCGCTGCTCGGGTGGGCGCTGTCGGCACGGTTCGCGCAGGCCGCGAGCGCGTTCGCGCCGTGGGTCGCGTTCGGGCTCCTGCTGGCGGTGGGCGCGCACATGGTGCACGAGGCCCGCGAGCAGGCTGCGGACGGCACGGCGGACGACGTGCGCAGCGGTGCCGCGGACGGGCCCGACGGCGGTCCCGTCGACGGTCCCACGGGCGCCCACGCCGCGGGCGGCGGCCTGGCGCTCGCCGCAGCACCGGTCGCACCCGTGCGGCCCGCGGTCCGGACGCTGCTCGTGCTCGCGGTGGCGACCTCGATCGACGCGCTCGCCGTGGGTGTGGGGCTCGGGCTCATGGAGGCGCCGGTCGCCGCGGCGACGGGACTGATGGCCGGCGTGACGGCGGTCCTCTCCGCGGGCGCAGTGCTGGCCGGGGCACGGCTCGGGGCCCGGCTGGGCCGGTGGGCGACGCTCGCGGGCGGGCTGGTGCTCATCCTCATCGGGGCGCGCATCCTGCTGGTGCACCTGCTGGGATGAGCGGCCGTCGCTAGCCTGGGCCGGTGCCCGGACCTGCGCTCGACCAGCTGATCCCCGCCGGACGGACCGCGGCCCTGGCGCCCGCGCCGGACGAGCCGGACCTCGTGGCGCTGCTGCGGCGTCCCCGCGCGCGACTCGTGCGGGCGAACATGGTCGCCAGCGTCGACGGCGCCGCGCACGGCCCCGACGACCGCTCGGGCTCGCTGGGCAGCCCGGCGGACGCGCGGGTGTTCGCGGTGCTGCGGGCCCTGGCGGACGTCGTGCTCGTCGGTGCCGGGACGGTGCGGGCCGAGGGGTACCGGGAGCTGCCCGTGGCGGCAGGGCTGCGGGACGTGCGGCGCGGGCTCGGGCTCGCGCCCGGGATCGTGCTCGCGGTCGTGACGCGGTCGGGGCGGGTGCCCGAGGAGGTGCTGACGGGGCCGGCCGACGTGCTCGTCGTGACGGGTGACGGCGGGGTGCGCGAGGCGACGGCGACGGCCGGCGCCGACCGGGTCCTGCACGTGCCGTCGGGCGAGCACGACGGGCCCGACCTGGGCGGTGCGGTGGACGCGCTGGTCGCGCGCGGGCTGCCGCACGTGCTGGCGGAGGGCGGGCCGCGCCTGCTGGGCGACCTGCTGGGCGCCGGGCTCGTCGACGAGCTGTGCCTGACCACGAGCCCCGTCGTCGTGGGCGGGTCCGCGCCCCGGGTCGTCGCGGACGGTGCGTGGCTCGTGCCGGGCCCCGCCGCGCGCCTCGCGCACCTGCTGCACGCCCCCGACGGGACGCTGCTCGCGTGCTGGGACCTCGGCGGGCACCCGTCGGCCGGTCGCACGGCGGGCTGACCTGCGCAGCGGGGCGCGACCCGCCGTAGGCTCGTCGCGTGACCGACACCATCCTCGTCCTCACCGAGGACACCCTCGCGGGCAGCGACGTCCAGCACATCCTCGACCTGCACGCCGGCGAGGACCTCGCCTACCGCGTGCTCGTCCCGGCCGACACCGACCGCCCACTCGTCCCCTGGATCGTCGACGCGCTGAGCATGGGCGAGCTGCGCGAGGCGTGGGAGCGCGCGACCGGTGGCGAGCCGTCCCGCGCGCAGGCCCGTGCCACCGCCCAGGAGCAGATCGACTCCAGCGTCGCGGCCTTCACCGCCGCCGGGCGCCCGGCGACCGGCCAGATCACCGACGACGACCCGCTGCCCGCGCTGCGCACCGCGGTCGCGGCCGGCGACGTGCGCGAGGTCGTCGTGGTGACGTACCCGCACATGGTCGAGGACACGTTCCACACCGACTGGGCGTCGCGGGCCCGTGACCAGCTCCAGGTGCCGGTGCTGCACCTGTACAGCGGCACCAGCGAGCTCGGCTGACGCACCCCCGACGTTCCCGCCCGACGCGAGGCGGACGACGCGAGGCCGGACCCCGTCCGGGGTCCGGCCTCGTCGCGTACGGACCCGTCGCGCCGGGGTCCCGTCCGTCAGTCCCGCAGGGGACGCCCCGCCCGCACGACCGTGCGGCGGGCCAGCACGTCGAGGGAGTCGACGAGCGTGCGGTCCCCGAGCAGGTCGTGCGCGGCGGCGACCACCGAGAGCTCGGTGCAGCCCAGCACGACCGCGTCCGCGCCGCGGGCCCGGAGCCGGTCCGCGACCGCGAGCAGCGCGTCGACGTCCGCCGGCAGCCCCGCCTTGACCTGGTCGTAGATCACCCGCATGACGGTGCGCTGGTCGTCCTCGTCGGGCTGGACCGTGGTGAGCCCGCGCGCCGCGGCGGCGTGCTGGTACACCTGCGCGGCGAGGGTGCCGCTCGTCGCGAGCAGCCCGACCGTGCCGGTGCCGATCCGCCGCGCGACCTCGTCGACCGTCTCGTCGACGATCGACAGCACGGGGATCCGCACCGCCGCGGCGACCTCCTGCGTGAAGTGGTGCGCGGTGTTGCACGGCACCACGACGAACTGCACGCCGAGCCCCTCGAGCCGTCGGGCGTCGGCGGCCATCACCGGGCCCGGGTCGTCCGCGGACCGCCCGAGGATGTACGCGGTCCGGTCGGGGATGGCGGCGTGCTGGAGCACGACCATGTTCACGTGGTCCTGGTCGCGCCCCGCGGCGGTGTGCCGCACGACGAGGTCGAGGAAGCACACCGTCGCGGCCGGTCCGACCCCGCCGATGACCCCGACCTCGTCGCTCACGCGCCCGCCCCCCGCCGCGGCCAGGGGTAGTACCGGCGGAACTTGCGCACCTGGTTGGCCTGCGCGGCCAGCAGGTAGGCGATGCGCCGCGGGTGCGTCTCCGCGCGGTACCACAGCGGGTTGGTCACCCGGCGCTCGCGCTCCAGGCGGCGGACCGTGGCACGCATCTGCGGGTCGGTGACGTACCGGCGCAGCAGCGGGCGCGGCAGGACCGTGTACAGGTGCGGCTCGGCCAGGTGGTCGGGCACGCCGTCGGGCATCGCGTCCAGGCCCTGCAGGTGCTCGCGCACGTACAGCTCCACGGAGTTGCGCCCGCCGGCGGTGATGTAGAAGTTCGAGCGCCCCAGGCGGGGGTTGAGCTCGAAGAACACCGTGCGCCCGTCCCGCGGGTCGTACTTGAGGTCGAAGTTCGCGAACCCGCGCCAGCCGAGGTGCTCGAGCAGGCGGGTGGCCTGCTCGACGATGCGCTGGTCGTGCCGCGTGACGATGCCCGCGGGGTTGCCCAGCGCACCGGGCGTGTGCTCCTCGACGAGGACGTCGCCGAACGCCGAGAAGCGCACCTTGCCGTCCTGGTCGCAGTAGCACGTGAGGATCCGCATGCCCGAGTCGTCGCCGGGGATGAGGTCCTGGATGACGAACGCGCCCTGGAAGCCCGACGCCCGGACCCGCTCGAGGAGCTCGGCCAGGTCGGCCGGCGAGTCGACCGTGAAGACCTTCATCTTCCCGGGGAACTCCACGAGGTGGTACGCGGCGGTGTCCGCGGCCTTCGCGATCACGGGGAACCGCAGCCCGGACGTGTCCGGCACGCCGCCGCCCTGCACGTCGTGCACGACGGTCGCGGGGTGGTCGATGCCCAGGCGCAGGCACAGCTCGCCGAACAGGACCTTGTCGGTGACCTTGTCGAACGTCGTCAGGTCGACGTACGGGATCGTGTACAGGTCCTCCAGGCGGGACCGGTTCTCCACGAGGGTGCGCACCAGCCAGTCGGCGCTGCCCAGGGCGATGAGCTGCTTGTCCGGGTACCAGGCCGCGATCGTGCGCAGCCGCTTGACCACGGTCGGGGCGTCGTCGATGCCGGGCTCGACGACGTTGCGCAGGATCCGCGAGTCCCGCACGAGTCCCGTCGCCACCGTCGAGACGACCACGGGGCGCACGCCGTACGCCTCGTGGAACGCCCGCGCGAGGGAGTAGGCACCGATGTCCCCGCCGAGGATGACGGGCTGCAGGTCCGGGGCGGGGACCTGGGCGGTGCCGTGGGTGCGCCGGCTCATGCCTCGTGCTCGGCGCGGTCGCCGGACCAGTCGGTGTGGAACGTGCCGTCGCGGTCCGTGCGGCGGTACGTGTG
This region includes:
- a CDS encoding manganese efflux pump MntP family protein, which translates into the protein MTLLDLLAIALGVSMDAVAVALAQGMRMRRPRVRDALLVAGLFGTFQGLMPLLGWALSARFAQAASAFAPWVAFGLLLAVGAHMVHEAREQAADGTADDVRSGAADGPDGGPVDGPTGAHAAGGGLALAAAPVAPVRPAVRTLLVLAVATSIDALAVGVGLGLMEAPVAAATGLMAGVTAVLSAGAVLAGARLGARLGRWATLAGGLVLILIGARILLVHLLG
- a CDS encoding dihydrofolate reductase family protein — its product is MPGPALDQLIPAGRTAALAPAPDEPDLVALLRRPRARLVRANMVASVDGAAHGPDDRSGSLGSPADARVFAVLRALADVVLVGAGTVRAEGYRELPVAAGLRDVRRGLGLAPGIVLAVVTRSGRVPEEVLTGPADVLVVTGDGGVREATATAGADRVLHVPSGEHDGPDLGGAVDALVARGLPHVLAEGGPRLLGDLLGAGLVDELCLTTSPVVVGGSAPRVVADGAWLVPGPAARLAHLLHAPDGTLLACWDLGGHPSAGRTAG
- a CDS encoding aspartate/glutamate racemase family protein produces the protein MSDEVGVIGGVGPAATVCFLDLVVRHTAAGRDQDHVNMVVLQHAAIPDRTAYILGRSADDPGPVMAADARRLEGLGVQFVVVPCNTAHHFTQEVAAAVRIPVLSIVDETVDEVARRIGTGTVGLLATSGTLAAQVYQHAAAARGLTTVQPDEDDQRTVMRVIYDQVKAGLPADVDALLAVADRLRARGADAVVLGCTELSVVAAAHDLLGDRTLVDSLDVLARRTVVRAGRPLRD
- a CDS encoding carboxylate--amine ligase, giving the protein MSRRTHGTAQVPAPDLQPVILGGDIGAYSLARAFHEAYGVRPVVVSTVATGLVRDSRILRNVVEPGIDDAPTVVKRLRTIAAWYPDKQLIALGSADWLVRTLVENRSRLEDLYTIPYVDLTTFDKVTDKVLFGELCLRLGIDHPATVVHDVQGGGVPDTSGLRFPVIAKAADTAAYHLVEFPGKMKVFTVDSPADLAELLERVRASGFQGAFVIQDLIPGDDSGMRILTCYCDQDGKVRFSAFGDVLVEEHTPGALGNPAGIVTRHDQRIVEQATRLLEHLGWRGFANFDLKYDPRDGRTVFFELNPRLGRSNFYITAGGRNSVELYVREHLQGLDAMPDGVPDHLAEPHLYTVLPRPLLRRYVTDPQMRATVRRLERERRVTNPLWYRAETHPRRIAYLLAAQANQVRKFRRYYPWPRRGAGA